In Candidatus Saganbacteria bacterium, a single window of DNA contains:
- a CDS encoding C45 family autoproteolytic acyltransferase/hydrolase — MRKTVLLFCVFGLFAVSFFLSSCGGLSLRKAAVFEGGILYRTANDKFYVPVLKGSWREMGRQYGGLLKPQLNEFYNSVTDYLTSEGISYKDQKASAYALFNTYTDRRLKELVYGMAETSGLGNEKQIMVNAAFMNLAQYAGIWAEKANKPKTKKGCSGVAVWDNYSHDGKMIFGRDWDFYSVAYWKRWLPSLTIAVFNPDDGSNSVADIEFLGSIFTETAINNKGIFAELNNGMQSDPTLTKGRTQGPVSLLSFMFDCSTIDEFEKTIEKTPDDVSYIIQVAGKDAAYSFEWPTWGVRRRSEKESGYLVAYNSFVRPLPVSWEKKVPPPVPQDTRRNNLLSLVSSKKYKGRIDVPAMKEILGISWEAGGSTHGGTAYQVITAPGDQTVWLKGIGYSDWEKIDLKPLFRRKT; from the coding sequence ATGAGAAAGACCGTTCTATTGTTCTGTGTCTTTGGTCTCTTTGCAGTTTCCTTCTTCTTGTCTTCCTGCGGCGGTCTTTCTCTGCGCAAGGCGGCCGTTTTTGAGGGCGGGATCCTTTACCGGACCGCCAATGATAAATTTTATGTTCCGGTCCTTAAAGGGAGCTGGCGGGAGATGGGGCGGCAATACGGAGGTCTGCTCAAGCCACAGCTGAACGAATTCTATAATTCAGTCACAGACTATCTCACTTCTGAGGGGATATCTTATAAAGACCAAAAAGCGAGCGCATACGCGCTTTTTAATACTTATACTGACCGCCGCCTCAAGGAGCTCGTTTATGGCATGGCGGAAACCTCCGGCCTTGGCAATGAAAAGCAGATAATGGTGAACGCGGCTTTTATGAACCTGGCGCAGTATGCCGGGATTTGGGCCGAGAAAGCAAACAAGCCAAAGACCAAAAAAGGCTGCAGCGGCGTTGCTGTATGGGACAACTACAGCCATGACGGCAAAATGATCTTCGGCCGTGATTGGGATTTCTATTCAGTCGCATACTGGAAAAGATGGCTGCCCTCGCTGACCATTGCGGTATTCAATCCTGACGACGGATCCAACAGTGTCGCCGATATAGAATTTCTTGGATCGATCTTTACCGAGACCGCCATTAATAACAAAGGTATCTTCGCGGAATTGAACAATGGCATGCAGTCAGATCCGACTTTGACCAAAGGAAGGACTCAGGGCCCTGTATCCCTGCTTTCTTTCATGTTTGATTGTTCAACCATAGACGAGTTTGAAAAAACAATCGAGAAGACTCCTGACGATGTATCCTATATCATCCAGGTGGCAGGAAAAGATGCTGCCTATTCTTTTGAATGGCCCACATGGGGAGTGAGAAGAAGATCGGAAAAAGAGAGTGGATATCTGGTCGCTTACAATAGTTTTGTCAGGCCTTTGCCTGTCTCATGGGAAAAAAAAGTTCCCCCGCCAGTTCCCCAGGATACGCGCAGAAATAATCTGCTCTCGCTGGTAAGTTCAAAAAAATACAAGGGCAGGATCGATGTCCCCGCGATGAAGGAAATACTCGGTATCTCATGGGAAGCCGGCGGGTCTACTCATGGCGGCACAGCTTATCAGGTAATAACGGCTCCCGGAGATCAAACGGTTTGGCTTAAGGGGATAGGGTATTCTGACTGGGAAAAGATCGATCTCAAACCGCTGTTCAGACGTAAAACTTGA
- a CDS encoding TIGR03768 family metallophosphoesterase, translated as MKKSYEFKRSCFVFLAAMLVFSLFGCLKSSGQLQGYPISSDVFTTLQRTIKPGPKPPVSIALDEFSKYKQYGYGSWKYGGPAKADVRTDIMPATYKGASVTKKTKLLNFFTISDIHITDKEAPNQAIYLSHIYKALPISASLCSGVMMYTTHVLDAAVQTINALNKKDPFDFGISLGDAANSTQYNETRWYIDVLDGKVITPSSGAHIGAGSIDYQKPYKAAGLDKSIPWYQTLGNHDHFWIGSVPVDYNLRKDFRQTYITSEVMAMGDILRNPANINKHDFYMGVFDCSASDVKIRYAGPVADFKNPPKVAADPDRRSLKRDEWMKEFFNTSSNPAGHGFNPADADKGFACYSFVPKSSVPIKVIVLDDTQKENDNSNDVHGHGFLDSARWTWLKKELAAGDAACQLMIIAAHVPINVEVTAPRSEMGWWTDPQNAVSLPGLIAELQSHPNFMMWISGHRHLNIVKAFISPDPVNAPEKGFWEVETCSLRDFPQQFRTFEIFLNSDNTISIVTTDVDPAVKKGSPAARSREYAVAEQQIVGFDIYNVNPTKDPTIKPIPTGSYNAVLIKQLSREMQAKMGKYAAPGSN; from the coding sequence ATGAAAAAGTCTTATGAGTTTAAAAGGTCCTGTTTTGTCTTTTTAGCGGCTATGCTGGTCTTTTCTTTATTCGGATGCTTAAAAAGCAGCGGTCAGCTCCAGGGATACCCGATCTCTTCTGATGTTTTTACGACGCTCCAAAGGACGATCAAACCCGGCCCAAAACCGCCTGTATCGATCGCTCTTGATGAATTCTCAAAATACAAACAATATGGCTATGGCAGCTGGAAGTATGGCGGTCCTGCCAAAGCAGACGTGAGGACCGATATAATGCCGGCAACTTACAAAGGTGCATCGGTAACTAAAAAAACTAAACTTTTAAATTTCTTTACAATATCCGACATACATATTACCGATAAAGAAGCTCCCAATCAGGCGATCTATCTTTCCCATATATACAAAGCATTGCCGATCAGCGCTTCGCTATGTTCAGGGGTCATGATGTATACAACACATGTCCTTGATGCGGCAGTACAGACGATAAATGCTCTAAACAAAAAAGATCCTTTTGATTTCGGGATCTCTCTGGGCGATGCCGCTAACAGCACACAGTACAACGAAACAAGATGGTATATCGATGTCCTTGACGGCAAGGTCATCACCCCGAGTTCCGGTGCTCATATCGGTGCCGGTAGCATCGATTATCAGAAACCTTACAAAGCGGCAGGGCTTGATAAGTCTATCCCCTGGTATCAGACGCTCGGCAACCACGATCATTTCTGGATCGGTTCAGTCCCTGTGGACTATAACCTCAGAAAGGATTTCCGGCAGACTTACATAACAAGCGAAGTCATGGCCATGGGAGATATCCTGAGAAACCCCGCGAATATAAACAAACACGATTTCTATATGGGAGTATTCGATTGTTCGGCCTCTGACGTTAAGATCAGATACGCAGGCCCTGTTGCAGATTTTAAGAACCCTCCAAAAGTCGCGGCCGATCCTGACCGCCGTTCACTCAAGAGGGATGAATGGATGAAAGAATTTTTCAATACTTCATCAAACCCTGCCGGACACGGATTTAATCCTGCCGACGCGGACAAGGGTTTTGCATGTTATAGCTTTGTGCCGAAGTCATCCGTCCCTATAAAGGTCATAGTGCTCGATGATACCCAAAAGGAAAACGATAATTCTAATGATGTGCACGGCCATGGCTTTCTTGACTCTGCACGCTGGACCTGGCTTAAAAAAGAACTTGCTGCCGGAGATGCCGCATGTCAGCTGATGATCATCGCTGCACATGTGCCGATAAACGTAGAAGTGACCGCACCCAGGTCCGAAATGGGATGGTGGACCGATCCTCAAAATGCCGTGTCGCTTCCGGGCCTGATAGCCGAACTTCAGAGCCATCCGAACTTTATGATGTGGATCTCGGGTCACCGCCATTTGAATATTGTTAAAGCATTTATATCGCCTGATCCGGTCAACGCTCCCGAAAAAGGCTTCTGGGAGGTAGAGACTTGTTCGCTCCGGGATTTCCCGCAGCAGTTCCGAACTTTTGAGATATTCCTTAACAGCGACAATACGATCTCGATCGTCACCACCGACGTTGATCCGGCGGTCAAAAAGGGCTCTCCCGCGGCAAGATCGCGTGAATATGCTGTTGCGGAACAACAGATAGTTGGTTTCGACATATATAATGTTAATCCAACAAAGGATCCGACCATTAAGCCGATTCCGACCGGATCATATAACGCAGTGCTTATTAAACAGTTGAGCAGGGAAATGCAGGCTAAGATGGGTAAATATGCAGCTCCGGGGAGTAATTAA
- a CDS encoding SUMF1/EgtB/PvdO family nonheme iron enzyme, which yields MGAIGTVIRGMRVTELNPARAILNPVYMRVEVKIPDIVRITGGTFRMGSSVLHESPIRTISLSDYGMGKYPVTNGEYLGYLQIMERKVPDLVADQALALHPVVNVSWNDATEYCKFLTEITGRNFNLPTEAQWEFAARGTEGRECPWGGASHEGRVNFNSSGTTPVDRYPDGATPSGIFDMSGNAWEWCADCYRTYAGDNLTDPQGPDSGNRKVLRGGSWAFNCPDYRRAAYRGNSDPGGRNGNIGFRVSERYIAMKIA from the coding sequence ATGGGAGCAATTGGTACGGTCATCAGAGGAATGAGAGTGACAGAGCTGAACCCGGCAAGAGCGATCTTAAATCCTGTATATATGAGAGTGGAAGTAAAAATCCCGGATATAGTACGGATAACAGGCGGGACATTCAGGATGGGAAGCAGTGTATTACATGAATCGCCGATAAGAACGATTTCACTGAGCGATTACGGTATGGGTAAATATCCTGTGACAAACGGCGAATATCTTGGTTATCTTCAGATAATGGAAAGAAAAGTCCCTGATCTCGTGGCCGATCAAGCATTGGCGTTGCATCCGGTGGTAAATGTATCGTGGAACGACGCGACTGAATACTGCAAGTTCCTGACAGAGATAACGGGCAGGAACTTCAACCTGCCTACGGAAGCGCAATGGGAGTTCGCGGCAAGGGGCACCGAAGGAAGAGAATGTCCGTGGGGCGGAGCCTCTCACGAAGGACGCGTTAATTTCAACAGCAGCGGAACAACACCTGTTGACAGGTATCCTGACGGCGCTACTCCTTCAGGGATATTCGATATGTCGGGTAATGCCTGGGAATGGTGCGCTGATTGTTATCGTACATATGCGGGCGATAATTTGACAGATCCGCAAGGTCCTGACAGCGGCAATCGTAAGGTGCTGCGCGGCGGTTCATGGGCTTTCAACTGTCCGGATTACCGGCGCGCCGCGTACCGGGGAAACAGCGATCCCGGGGGCCGGAACGGCAATATCGGGTTTCGTGTTTCCGAGCGGTATATCGCAATGAAAATTGCGTGA
- a CDS encoding DEAD/DEAH box helicase family protein: MNIELKEYQRVAVNELISTVKGLLNKEGMKKVCVFQAPTGSGKTIMTAKFIEELIRELPDEDMCFVWVTVGKGELHLQSKHSLERIFDGSPRVSLVEEEFNGGRERIVKNEVVVVNWEKLRSKDSSTGDWKNVLMKDGEKINFREVLSKTREQRKIILIIDESHIGATAERTNELRDEINADVILEMSATPRIQPDPKDLARHTAGFVFVEPKDVIDVGVIKKELIINQSIDKIAKDEDDSQEVVLEAAFQKRLELKKLFHSEGSNINPLVLIQIPTAEAGKDKIEAVKRFLSDKGVTEKNRKLAIWLAEQKSETLDWVSESDNEIEYLIFKQAIDTGWDCPRAHILVKFRESHSETFEIQTVGRILRMPELKHYSNEALNIGYIYTNVQSIHVKREEYNPNIIKHLKGVRKDCYKDIKLLSYYRSRVDYGDITASFDPIFDKIACSVFGITKQEFFDENKRLLEKKGVVIDLKKYEQEIIQDAKIDGKSFDEVIGTIDSELKARLQIAGNDLQSLFEQIIKNNLGSFRNVKRSVPKIKTTIYVWFKKYLGSREWEEESLMVQKIFVHNGNRIIFEGILSKAIEEYRAVREKEILKRSEESEQFYDFEIAKEVFYNQHTDETVKAKKYILDPCYLNIDRSNPEEEFESYLEDNSKSIVWWWKNGENKKDYFGIKYEYPKGILHTFYPDYLVQFNDGRIGIFETKDKGDQDGSTFTKAKNEALQRYIKEHHKKDLFGGIAIQVNGSWLINQQTTFDWEKCLHNDWSDWKELVL; this comes from the coding sequence ATGAATATTGAACTAAAAGAATATCAAAGGGTTGCCGTGAATGAGCTAATAAGTACAGTCAAAGGCTTGTTAAATAAAGAAGGGATGAAAAAGGTTTGTGTATTTCAAGCTCCTACGGGAAGCGGCAAAACCATAATGACCGCTAAATTCATTGAAGAACTTATAAGGGAACTTCCTGATGAGGACATGTGTTTTGTTTGGGTTACTGTCGGCAAGGGCGAGCTACATCTACAGAGCAAGCACAGCCTTGAAAGAATATTTGACGGATCTCCCAGGGTTTCACTTGTTGAAGAAGAATTTAATGGGGGGCGTGAACGCATAGTTAAGAACGAGGTCGTAGTTGTTAACTGGGAAAAACTACGATCAAAAGATAGCTCCACCGGTGATTGGAAGAATGTATTAATGAAAGATGGAGAGAAGATTAACTTCCGTGAAGTTCTATCTAAGACTAGAGAACAGAGAAAGATAATTCTCATTATTGATGAGAGTCATATTGGGGCAACGGCAGAGCGAACAAACGAACTTAGAGACGAGATAAATGCCGATGTCATTCTCGAGATGAGTGCTACCCCAAGGATCCAACCTGACCCAAAAGACCTGGCAAGGCATACAGCAGGCTTTGTTTTTGTTGAGCCAAAAGATGTTATTGATGTTGGGGTGATCAAGAAGGAGCTTATCATTAATCAAAGCATAGACAAAATTGCTAAAGATGAAGATGATTCACAGGAAGTTGTTCTTGAGGCGGCATTTCAGAAACGGCTAGAGCTTAAGAAACTGTTTCATTCTGAAGGATCTAATATCAACCCCCTAGTTCTTATCCAAATTCCAACCGCCGAAGCAGGGAAAGACAAGATCGAAGCCGTTAAAAGATTCCTTTCTGACAAAGGTGTAACTGAGAAGAACAGAAAACTTGCAATATGGCTTGCCGAACAGAAGTCAGAAACCCTAGATTGGGTATCTGAATCTGACAACGAGATTGAATATCTTATCTTTAAGCAAGCAATTGATACCGGCTGGGATTGTCCAAGAGCTCATATTCTTGTTAAATTCAGGGAATCTCATAGTGAAACATTTGAAATCCAGACCGTTGGGCGTATATTAAGAATGCCGGAACTAAAGCATTACTCAAATGAGGCACTGAATATAGGATATATTTATACAAATGTTCAGAGCATACATGTTAAGAGAGAAGAATATAACCCAAATATTATCAAGCATTTGAAGGGCGTTCGTAAAGACTGCTATAAGGACATTAAACTTCTATCCTATTATCGCTCAAGAGTTGACTATGGCGACATTACGGCAAGCTTCGACCCTATATTCGATAAGATTGCTTGCTCTGTATTCGGCATAACAAAACAAGAGTTTTTCGATGAGAACAAAAGATTGCTTGAAAAGAAAGGTGTTGTCATTGATCTTAAGAAATATGAGCAAGAAATAATACAGGATGCAAAGATTGATGGCAAGTCATTTGACGAGGTTATTGGTACTATTGATTCTGAACTAAAAGCCAGGCTGCAAATTGCCGGAAATGACTTGCAGTCATTATTTGAACAAATCATAAAGAACAACCTGGGATCTTTCAGGAATGTTAAGAGGTCAGTTCCAAAGATCAAAACAACAATTTATGTCTGGTTTAAGAAGTATCTTGGCTCTAGAGAATGGGAAGAAGAATCCTTAATGGTACAGAAGATATTTGTTCATAATGGAAATAGGATCATCTTCGAGGGCATCCTCTCGAAAGCCATAGAAGAGTATAGAGCTGTCCGTGAGAAAGAAATATTAAAGCGGTCCGAGGAAAGCGAGCAGTTCTATGATTTTGAGATTGCAAAAGAGGTATTCTACAATCAACATACAGACGAAACAGTAAAGGCAAAGAAATATATTCTTGATCCCTGTTACCTTAATATCGACAGGTCAAATCCTGAAGAGGAGTTTGAGAGTTATTTGGAGGATAACAGCAAGAGTATTGTTTGGTGGTGGAAGAACGGGGAAAATAAAAAAGATTACTTCGGCATTAAATATGAATACCCCAAAGGTATTTTGCATACCTTTTATCCGGATTATTTAGTCCAATTCAATGATGGGCGTATTGGAATCTTTGAAACAAAAGACAAAGGCGACCAGGATGGAAGCACATTTACAAAAGCAAAAAATGAGGCTTTGCAACGCTATATCAAAGAACATCACAAAAAGGATCTATTCGGTGGGATTGCCATTCAGGTCAATGGTTCATGGCTAATCAATCAACAAACTACATTCGACTGGGAAAAATGTTTGCATAATGATTGGAGCGATTGGAAAGAGCTTGTCTTATGA
- a CDS encoding HAD family hydrolase, translated as MKSLFAKSLLVLLLANAALAVVDPLPSWNNTAPKKAIIAFVGKVTKPGSRDFVPVNKRIATFDNDGTLWTEQPQASQVYFILSRIKALAPKHPEWKSKEPFASILKGDMNSAMAGGINNALAEMMITTQSGITTDEYEKLVTDWIATAKHPKTKRLYTEMIFQPMLEVLAYMRANGFKTYIVSGGSTDFMRPWSEKTYGVVPEQVIGSSIKTKFELRSGKPVIVGLPAVNFISAGNGKPVGIQSQIGKHPIASFGNSDNDLPMMQWTAAGSGPHFCLYVHHTDAKREWAYDRKCSDPFDKGLDQALSKGWTVVSMKDDWKIIHPFEKK; from the coding sequence GTGAAAAGTTTATTTGCAAAAAGTCTTCTCGTTCTGCTGCTTGCAAACGCAGCCTTAGCTGTTGTAGATCCCCTGCCATCCTGGAACAACACCGCACCGAAGAAAGCTATCATCGCCTTTGTCGGGAAGGTGACAAAACCCGGCTCGCGGGATTTTGTGCCGGTTAATAAACGCATCGCCACCTTTGACAATGACGGCACGCTTTGGACGGAGCAGCCGCAGGCTTCCCAGGTCTACTTTATCTTATCCCGCATCAAAGCCCTTGCGCCAAAGCATCCGGAGTGGAAAAGCAAGGAGCCTTTTGCTTCTATTCTCAAAGGTGACATGAACTCCGCGATGGCCGGCGGCATAAACAACGCGCTTGCGGAAATGATGATAACCACTCAGTCGGGGATAACCACGGATGAATATGAAAAACTCGTGACTGACTGGATCGCCACCGCGAAGCATCCTAAGACCAAGCGGCTATATACAGAGATGATTTTTCAGCCAATGCTTGAGGTGCTCGCCTACATGCGCGCGAACGGATTCAAAACTTACATTGTCTCCGGTGGCAGTACCGATTTTATGCGTCCGTGGTCGGAAAAGACCTATGGTGTTGTACCCGAACAAGTCATAGGAAGCAGCATAAAGACGAAGTTTGAGCTTCGCAGCGGAAAACCGGTGATCGTTGGTCTGCCGGCAGTGAATTTTATCTCCGCCGGAAACGGCAAACCCGTCGGTATCCAATCCCAAATCGGCAAACACCCGATCGCATCATTCGGTAATTCCGATAACGACCTTCCGATGATGCAATGGACAGCAGCTGGCAGCGGCCCCCATTTTTGTCTTTATGTACATCATACCGATGCGAAGCGCGAGTGGGCTTATGACCGCAAGTGCAGCGATCCCTTCGACAAAGGTCTTGACCAGGCCCTGTCCAAAGGCTGGACGGTTGTGAGCATGAAGGACGATTGGAAGATCATTCACCCGTTCGAAAAGAAGTAA
- a CDS encoding transporter substrate-binding domain-containing protein, translating to MKKRYMLLLVIVLLVLAAAFLVSGRKENRDYLLASGHPEYPPFMWQEGSRIVGVGPEILSEACKEIGVPLKIEFKGSWDDVMNDVRIGRIDAVVALYRTDQRTKYLNYSISYAKDPVVVFVRKDKIFAYHKWDDLIGKSGTTTVGDSFGQAFDSFMEDKLDVSRLNTVKENFEALNNGTADFFVYGLYSGLFESKKLGLENKIAYLKPYLTTENWYLAFSKTSKYAKYLPEINRTISKMTARGTVDKLAAKYTLYYEESVLNRVKRLVESGLKYYAEQGQTKAFAEFDNIKGKFSQGDLYLFVFDLKGKCLAHGADHSLIGRDLMDLKDVDGKQFVKEFITIARDPGQGWVSYKWKYKNTNEIGPKISYIMKIKGKDLLIGCGFYTDK from the coding sequence ATGAAGAAAAGATATATGCTTTTGCTGGTAATAGTTCTTTTGGTCCTGGCAGCAGCATTCCTTGTCTCGGGAAGAAAAGAGAATCGCGATTACCTGCTTGCTTCCGGGCATCCGGAATATCCTCCGTTCATGTGGCAGGAAGGCAGCAGGATAGTCGGGGTCGGACCGGAGATCCTGTCCGAAGCCTGTAAAGAGATCGGCGTCCCGCTGAAAATAGAATTTAAGGGAAGCTGGGATGACGTGATGAATGATGTCCGCATAGGCAGGATCGATGCCGTAGTTGCTCTGTACCGGACGGATCAGCGCACAAAATATCTGAATTATTCCATATCTTACGCGAAGGACCCTGTCGTGGTTTTCGTCCGCAAGGATAAGATTTTCGCGTACCATAAATGGGACGATCTTATCGGAAAGAGCGGCACGACAACAGTGGGCGACAGCTTCGGCCAGGCTTTTGACAGTTTCATGGAGGATAAACTGGATGTTTCCAGACTGAATACCGTGAAGGAAAATTTTGAGGCGTTAAATAACGGGACAGCCGATTTTTTTGTTTATGGGCTGTACTCCGGACTTTTTGAATCGAAAAAGCTCGGCCTGGAGAACAAGATAGCGTATCTGAAGCCTTACCTGACTACAGAGAACTGGTATCTCGCTTTTTCAAAAACATCGAAATACGCCAAATACCTGCCTGAAATAAACAGGACAATTTCAAAAATGACCGCCCGCGGCACGGTAGATAAACTGGCCGCCAAATACACACTGTATTATGAAGAGAGCGTGCTTAACCGCGTTAAACGCCTTGTCGAGAGCGGCCTGAAATATTATGCAGAACAGGGACAGACAAAGGCATTCGCGGAATTCGACAACATAAAGGGGAAATTCTCTCAGGGAGATCTTTATCTTTTCGTTTTTGACCTCAAGGGTAAGTGCCTCGCGCACGGCGCGGACCACTCTCTGATCGGCCGTGACCTCATGGACCTGAAGGACGTCGACGGCAAGCAGTTCGTGAAAGAATTCATCACTATTGCCCGCGATCCCGGGCAGGGCTGGGTGAGCTATAAATGGAAATACAAGAACACAAACGAGATCGGGCCCAAGATCTCATACATCATGAAAATAAAGGGGAAAGACCTCCTGATAGGGTGCGGATTTTATACTGACAAATAA
- a CDS encoding ankyrin repeat domain-containing protein encodes MQFQISSTAGLMPAADQGAANKIQDRTTPNTLLLAMGKRPARDVDAKTKNSEGRDALGSAILKGDTKKVKALIASGVDVKGSDNGNSILSLAVFTYNTDIIKALIDAGASVNSTDSKGETALMQAASYGKADILKVLIGAGADINTENKDGQSALMKAAINGKEDVVKILIAAGAVVDKKALNEVNFYTDGSGGALSDTLLIRAAKNGNVDTVKALIAAGADVEVKNCLWSMVRPDRTKHYDDETALIAAAWQDKAEIVKILIAAGADIEERDYYHRTALMCAASCGNTNTVRTLINSGADIKAKNKDGRTALMQAALEREIGAVKILLASGAVEDKAVLNAKDKDGNTELISAAGSSVFRETDSVKALESLIAIGADLNATNDKGDTALTEAARSGHADILKALITAGADLNVKNNDWNTAMIEAARRGYVVMVKALIVAGADVNEKSKEGKTSLDYIKDNKDSILKPFYRDIVSLLDKRMKSAPIKTATKNNYCPPQLSPSIKEGITNVTRALIPKKSDMNTSNRNDSLITAVHNDEITQAKALIGAGADLNARNNKGDTALMIAAYLGKMDMLALLLAVGADPNARDNTGNTALMHTAGWGKIDILTLLIAAGADVSARNDLGGKALDFAKRRMYRFESGYLSREDKEVISFLEEITQNLKTWKKEKGKDKEVPTALIKAISVDNTDKIRSLVNAGADLNETDKYGLTALMWAGKMGRTRSVKALIELGADVKIKRKNGYTVLMDAARHGHLETINALIAAGADVNAKDNDGETALMKALASYNYDVNIDVIKILIAKGADVNIKDRKGDTALDHLKNNTYLENEKKAEVIQLLTEKHKIGK; translated from the coding sequence ATGCAATTTCAAATAAGCAGCACAGCCGGTCTTATGCCGGCCGCGGACCAAGGGGCCGCCAATAAGATCCAGGACAGAACCACGCCGAACACACTGCTTCTTGCTATGGGCAAAAGACCCGCAAGAGATGTTGATGCCAAAACAAAAAACAGCGAAGGCCGAGATGCATTGGGGAGTGCAATATTAAAGGGTGATACAAAGAAGGTAAAAGCCCTGATCGCTTCCGGCGTGGACGTTAAAGGAAGTGATAATGGCAATAGTATATTAAGTCTAGCCGTGTTCACATACAATACGGATATTATAAAAGCGTTGATCGACGCCGGGGCCAGTGTGAACTCAACGGACAGTAAAGGAGAAACCGCGTTGATGCAGGCGGCTTCATACGGTAAAGCGGATATATTAAAAGTATTGATCGGGGCCGGCGCTGACATAAACACGGAGAATAAAGATGGTCAGTCTGCGCTGATGAAAGCCGCGATAAACGGCAAAGAGGATGTGGTAAAAATATTAATCGCTGCCGGGGCGGTTGTTGATAAAAAAGCTTTGAATGAAGTTAATTTTTACACAGACGGTAGCGGGGGAGCTCTTAGCGATACATTGCTTATAAGGGCAGCAAAAAATGGGAATGTCGATACAGTAAAAGCATTGATCGCCGCCGGGGCCGATGTTGAAGTAAAAAATTGTCTTTGGTCTATGGTGAGGCCAGATCGGACTAAACATTACGATGATGAAACAGCTTTAATTGCGGCGGCATGGCAAGACAAAGCGGAAATAGTGAAGATATTGATCGCTGCGGGCGCGGATATTGAAGAAAGAGATTATTATCATAGAACGGCACTGATGTGTGCCGCATCTTGCGGCAATACCAACACAGTAAGAACATTGATAAATTCAGGCGCGGATATAAAGGCAAAGAATAAAGACGGACGAACAGCATTGATGCAGGCCGCATTGGAAAGGGAAATCGGCGCAGTAAAAATATTGCTTGCTTCGGGAGCTGTTGAGGATAAAGCTGTTTTGAACGCAAAAGATAAAGACGGCAATACTGAGCTGATATCAGCCGCGGGATCTTCCGTTTTCCGTGAAACCGATTCAGTAAAAGCTTTGGAATCATTGATTGCTATAGGAGCTGATCTGAACGCGACAAATGATAAAGGCGATACAGCGCTGACAGAGGCCGCAAGATCGGGTCATGCGGACATATTAAAAGCATTAATTACCGCAGGGGCTGATCTGAACGTAAAGAACAATGACTGGAATACGGCGATGATAGAAGCCGCGAGGCGAGGTTATGTGGTCATGGTAAAAGCTTTGATCGTTGCGGGGGCTGACGTGAACGAAAAAAGCAAGGAAGGGAAAACGTCCCTGGATTATATTAAAGATAACAAGGACAGTATCTTGAAACCATTTTATAGGGATATTGTTTCATTATTGGATAAAAGAATGAAAAGTGCCCCGATTAAAACCGCGACAAAAAATAATTACTGTCCTCCTCAATTGTCTCCATCCATAAAGGAGGGCATAACGAATGTGACAAGAGCATTAATTCCAAAAAAGTCTGATATGAACACAAGTAACCGCAATGATAGTCTAATAACAGCTGTGCACAATGACGAAATAACACAAGCAAAAGCACTAATTGGCGCGGGGGCTGATCTGAACGCAAGAAATAACAAGGGTGATACAGCATTAATGATTGCCGCATATTTAGGCAAAATGGACATGTTAGCTTTATTGCTCGCCGTGGGGGCTGATCCGAACGCAAGAGATAACACGGGTAATACAGCATTAATGCATACCGCAGGTTGGGGCAAAATTGACATATTGACCTTACTGATCGCCGCTGGAGCTGATGTGAGCGCAAGAAATGATCTGGGGGGAAAAGCTTTAGATTTCGCTAAAAGGAGAATGTATAGATTTGAATCTGGATATTTGAGCCGTGAAGATAAGGAGGTTATATCTTTTCTTGAAGAAATAACGCAAAACCTGAAGACCTGGAAAAAAGAAAAAGGAAAAGACAAAGAAGTTCCAACAGCACTTATAAAAGCCATATCCGTTGATAACACGGACAAGATAAGATCATTGGTCAATGCCGGGGCTGATCTGAACGAAACGGACAAATACGGCCTGACAGCATTGATGTGGGCGGGAAAAATGGGCAGAACAAGATCAGTCAAAGCTTTGATCGAACTCGGGGCTGATGTGAAAATTAAAAGGAAAAACGGTTATACAGTGCTTATGGATGCCGCCAGGCACGGTCATTTGGAAACGATAAATGCCCTGATCGCGGCAGGAGCTGATGTGAACGCAAAAGATAATGACGGGGAAACAGCTCTTATGAAAGCCCTGGCCTCATATAACTACGATGTTAATATTGACGTAATAAAAATATTGATCGCCAAAGGAGCTGATGTAAATATCAAAGACCGCAAAGGGGATACGGCCTTGGATCATCTCAAAAATAATACATATTTAGAAAACGAAAAAAAAGCAGAAGTTATTCAATTATTGACAGAAAAACATAAAATCGGGAAATAG